In a single window of the Paramisgurnus dabryanus chromosome 23, PD_genome_1.1, whole genome shotgun sequence genome:
- the LOC135748529 gene encoding uncharacterized protein isoform X2: MSKDNEDETSYKSSTYGSSGCTVDDLTDGPEKTTTIDGPEKKTKLNTRTTEESPSNSELSEDEYIPETEEESDSESDNKWSECVSSQAPRNLSEAKWNCPQLLPFADDVKKMHQYLDRQSKEYQAKLEEEPSNKHWAELAKVTLCQVILFNRRREGEVSKMALNAFILRDTSSTHPDVELALSDLEKRLCKHFQRIEIRGKRGRKVPILLTPEMMKSLELLVNHRRECDVLDENAYVFARPQALSHFRGSEAIREIARSCGAKHPEALSSTKLRKHMATMSKVLNLKDNEMDDLADFLGHDIRVHRQFYRLPEGTLQLAKISKVLMAMERGQIVDFKGKNLDEIQIDPKELVLMDSDVSDSENEKAMTGNYPSSSAGKNDKKVHPIGKDLRKPHAAKKSSKNARRKWSTEEIQAVEETLMNCIRSGKVPGKAQCMECIERSPSALQGRSWKGVKFYVKNRIDSMKRKM; this comes from the exons CTCAACACACGCACAACAGAAGAATCTCCTTCAAATTCAGAGTTGAGCGAGGATGAATATATACCAGAGACAGAGGAAGAATCAGACTCTGAATCAGACAATAAATGGAGTGAGTGTGTGTCATCTCAGGCCCCCCGAAATTTGAGCGAGGCAAAATGGAACTGTCCACAACTTCTTCCCTTTGCTGACGATGTGAAAAAAATGCACCAGTATCTTGACAGACAGAGTAAGGAATACCAAGCAAAACTTGAAGAAGAACCAAGTAACAAGCACTGGGCAGAACTTGCAAAAGTGACACTCTGTCAGGTGATACTATTCAATCGTAGAAGGGAAGGAGAGGTATCCAAGATGGCCCTTAATGCTTTTATATTGAGGGATACCTCATCGACTCATCCAGATGTAGAGCTTGCTCTGTCAGACCTTGAGAAAAGACTTTGTAAGCACTTCCAGAGAATCGAGATAAGAGGCAAACGTGGACGAAAGGTCCCCATTCTACTTACACCTGAAATGATGAAATCATTGGAGTTACTGGTGAACCATCGCCGCGAGTGTGATGTGCTTGATGAGAATGCATATGTGTTCGCGAGACCACAAGCCCTCAGCCACTTCAGAGGTTCAGAAGCTATTCGTGAAATTGCTCGAAGCTGTGGGGCTAAACATCCAGAGGCATTGTCCTCTACTAAACTGAGAAAGCACATGGCCACCATGTCCAAGGTCCTCAACTTGAAGGATAATGAAATGGATGACCTTGCTGACTTTTTAGGACATGACATCAGGGTGCATCGGCAGTTCTACAGGCTACCTGAAGGTACCTTACAGCTGGCGAAAATCAGCAAAGTTCTAATGGCCATGGAACGAGGTCAGATAGTAGACTTCAAAGGAAAAAATCTCGATGAGATCCAGATTGATCCAAAAG AGCTGGTACTGATGGACAGTGATGTATCAGACTCTGAAAATGAGAAAGCGATGACTGGAAATTATCCTTCAAGTTCAGCAG GCAAGAACGATAAAAAAGTGCATCCGATTGGCAAGGACTTGAGGAAACCACACGCAGCAAAGA AATCTTCAAAAAACGCACGGAGAAAGTGGTCCACAGAAGAGATCCAGGCTGTGGAAGAAACCCTAATGAACTGCATCAGGTCTGGAAAAGTTCCTGGAAAAGCCCAGTGCATGGAGTGCATTGAAAGGTCCCCATCAGCACTTCAAGGGAGAAGTTGGAAAGGGGTgaaattttatgttaaaaatcGCATTGATTCCATGAAGCGTAAAATGTAA